The genomic segment TGCCGAATGGCTCGACGCAAAGCTCCAGCCGTTCGCCAACCTCGATCCCGCTGATGTCCAGGCGACGCTGGTCGCGCTGACGGCCGTGACCGTTGCGCGCGAAATCGAGCGACATGCGTCGGACGCGCGGGCGGTTTATGTCTGCGGCGGCGGGGCCCGCAATCCTGAGATCCTGAGGGCGTTGCAGCAGGCGCTAGAGGATAGTGGCGTAAGCGGCGTGCCCGTCTTGACGACCGATGCGCTCGGCGTGCCGCCAAACCAGGTCGAGCCGCTGGCCTTCGCCTGGCTGGCGATGCGTTGCGTGGCGCGTCTGCCGGGCAATTTGCCTGCCGTCACGGGGGCGTCTGCGGAACGCGTGCTGGGGGCAATTTATCCGCGGTGATACTTCGGGAATCGCGCCGTAGTATGGCGTAGAGACAATAAAAAACGGGACCTCGCGGTCCCGTTTTTTTGCACAACCAGTTGCTTAATCAGCCATCAAACCGAGAACGACGAGCCGCAACCACAGGTGGTCGAAGCGTTCGGGTTCTTGATGACAAACTGCGCACCATTGATGTCGTCCTTGTAATCGATCTCAGCGCCGACCAGATACTGGTAGCTCATCGAGTCGATCAGCAGCTGGACGCCGCTCTTGTTCATGACGGTGTCGTCTTCATTGACGGCTTCGTCGAACGTAAAACCGTACTGAAAGCCCGAGCAGCCGCCGCCCTGCACGAAAACGCGCAGTTTGAGGTCCGCATTGCCTTCTTCTTCGATCAGTTGCTTGACCTTGTCAGCCGCTGCGTCGGTAAAAACGAAGGGGGCGGGCATCTCGGTCACGGGTGTATCGGTGACTGCGTTCATTCGAACTCTCCAAAAAGCTTCTAACCGCTATTGTAGGGCTGTTCTCAATATCGTGCTGAAGCCCACAAACGCAATGGGTGCTTTGAGCAAAATCAATGCATTACAAGATTGTCGCCACAAAGCTGACCTGAGCGGCACGAATCATTGCTTCAGCGCCTTGTTCGGCGTGGCCACAAGCCAATCCAAACCGGTGAAACCATAAAAAAAGCCGCCGTCGCGAAAGCGTTGGCGGCTTTTGCAGCGATCCGGCCCGAGAGCCGGTTCGCACCCGAAACGATTAACGCTTCGAGAATTGCTTCCGGCGACGTGCCTTGTGGAAGCCGACCTTCTTACGTTCGACTTCACGAGCGTCACGCGTAACGAAGCCAGCCTTCGACAGTTCCGGCTTCAGCGTTGCGTCGTAGTCCATCAGCGCGCGGGTGATGCCGTGGCGAACCGCACCGGCTTGACCCGTTTCACCGCCACCGTTCACGTTGACTTTGATGTCGAACGTGACGCCGTGGTTC from the Paraburkholderia fungorum genome contains:
- the erpA gene encoding iron-sulfur cluster insertion protein ErpA; protein product: MNAVTDTPVTEMPAPFVFTDAAADKVKQLIEEEGNADLKLRVFVQGGGCSGFQYGFTFDEAVNEDDTVMNKSGVQLLIDSMSYQYLVGAEIDYKDDINGAQFVIKNPNASTTCGCGSSFSV
- the rpsI gene encoding 30S ribosomal protein S9, yielding MIGNWNYGTGRRKSAVARVFIKAGKGEIIVNGKPIADYFSRETSLMIVRQPLELTNHGVTFDIKVNVNGGGETGQAGAVRHGITRALMDYDATLKPELSKAGFVTRDAREVERKKVGFHKARRRKQFSKR